The Sporocytophaga myxococcoides genome contains a region encoding:
- a CDS encoding response regulator — MKIRILYLDDEEYNRKAFYANFRNRYEIQLCASNKEVLDLLQQGNQYDIIILDQFKPDITGFDFLYNIKLHYEPVRIVITAYKDSRTLKEARREGDIFDFHFKPWLTEELEDIIQRAVNYINWKQNVIP; from the coding sequence ATGAAGATCAGAATTCTGTACCTCGACGATGAAGAGTACAACAGAAAAGCTTTTTATGCAAACTTCCGCAACAGGTACGAGATACAGCTATGTGCTTCAAACAAGGAGGTACTGGATCTTCTACAGCAGGGAAACCAATACGACATCATCATTCTGGATCAGTTCAAGCCAGATATTACAGGGTTTGATTTTTTGTATAACATCAAGCTGCATTATGAACCGGTAAGGATAGTCATCACAGCTTACAAAGACAGCAGAACGCTGAAAGAGGCCAGAAGGGAAGGAGATATCTTTGATTTTCATTTTAAGCCCTGGCTTACAGAAGAGCTGGAAGATATCATTCAGAGAGCGGTGAATTATAT